The genomic segment TGAACGTCCAGGTAGCACTCAGCAAAGTGGGGTCCATGTACCTTTTGACAGTGAGTGATCAGTGAGAGTCAGTGATCAGCTGATATCAAATTTCAATTTGTCTTAtgatggaggaggggagaggattgTGATGACATTCATGAGCAGGAAGTGTCAAAGTAAGAGCCTGCAACACTCAACTTTTTGGACAACACACTTTGTGCTCTACTTTCTCCTGACACTAACATTACAGCCTATTTGCAACGGTCAGGAActacttatttattttgtttaaacaAAGCACTAGTGGAGGTTTATACCGGACATTGGCTAGTTGAGTGAGCCTCCTGTTTTCTGTAGAGCTAACGTGAGCTAAGTTAGCTAAAGCATAATACATAGGCTAGCATTTGCTAATTACTGTGGCTAATCGACATTAGCATGCAaacctgctttgtgtgtgtttgtgtgtgtatgtgtgtgtggtggtggtggtgggagggggttATTGTATATTGTGCTATTTGAAAGCTATTTGAAACGGGCGGCTATGAAGTAGTGTAAGCTCAGGACGTTTACTCAGCATAAATTAAAAATCATATGAGGCTATATTCATTTCTTGTgctgaataataaataatatgttCATTTATAAGTgagaaactgactgacaatAAGAGAGAAATGTATTTGTCAAGTCAAAGCAACTTTTCCAAGAACAATAATGTGCAGAAATATTACTCTCTCCTTCGCCTCTCTTCTTTACTGTCATAccacacacattccacacacCCAACTGTTACTGGCAGCCACAAAAACACGATGACGCTGTGACCAGTCATGAGCGGAGGGGTGCtataatctgtctctctccaaggAAGCAGGTCAATACCAAGACGACCAGCACCTGTTTCAGTTAACATGCTGAAATGGTTAGTGGTGTGAATAATGGCTTAAGACTCAGGATGaatctcttcctgtctgtggtGGAGTCTCCGGTTtggaacacacactttctcttatGGAAACTCGTGACAGGACTGTAACATATAACGGATGTCATTCACAATTGAATAATCCACATTCAGGTGCGATAAGCAAGGCTTTTACtatcccatagcacaaaatgaccataatgtatCTGCAGATGTTTGATAGGGTTAATGGTCAGTACCAGAACTTAGATTTTTATACTTTAACACTCTTGCTGATTTTATAATGTTGCCCTTACTCTAACTTTCAGTGTTCAGAaactcttttcttgtttttaattttcttacttttacttatttacttttatcttatccatctgtttttatttctctcttttaatcatgtaaagcactttgagttgcccTGTGTACGAAttgtgctacataaataaacttgacttgatcaGTGACTCAACACAACAATTACTTTGCCAGGCGCCGAGATTTCTGGATTTCAAAACTTCCTgcccattggaatttcaagacactcacacacacacacacacacacacttacacgcaTTATCAACTGCTCAACGATGGAGGATGAGCAACCAACGCCACAAAACATTTAatctacgaaggctaaaaaccCTTCTTCTCAagtcaaaaaagcaaatgacaaagccgTATTATTTTGCATCATGATTTATAACTTCTTCAGTAGActtttctgttggatctctgctttaATTAGCTAGCTTTCTCTAGTCTCTATTGTTGCTGCAATTTCTTGGTCGCTGATAGAAGTCAATAAAGTAATAGATTACTTGATGCCCCCTTTAAATGAACAGCTTTATTTCAAAGCCAATATGATTGTATAGCACATTGCAGACCAGCAGTCCCTCAGATCATTACATGGTCGTCACATTTCAGTTTAATGTGCCTGGCTACAGATGGATGAAAACTTTCCAAACTGCCTATGGGAAGAAAATTATCTGAAGGATCTTTAATGTAAACCACCAAagttgctccctccctccaatATAACCACTCTGACTGTAAAGTAACCGCACTCTGCGGACATGTAAACCTGCAAGTAACCTGACAAGATGGAGTATGAGCGGaaatttaatgtgattttaatgtaatgtttttaatccatttactgtttttagtccatttattgttttaatcaatctatttaatgtaaaacactttgagttgctatataaataaacatattattattattactcataAAAGGTAATATTGATCAGGTATTTTCTCACATTGATGATAATAATGGAACTAAGACTTCGACTTTATCGTGACATCCTCAACGATTTATGGTTGGGTCCTTCTGCTGTCAATCTACCTTTAATATGAAGGTAAAGGTAGATTGACAGCAAAAGGACGCAACCATAAACCAAGATTTATTATaatgattatattatattataccaaGATTATACTATAATCTTCGTGAGACATGTCTGAGCGTGGCCCTGGATGCTGCTCTACCTTGAAGGTGTTAtttacattaataataataataataagtaatgtTATTTCCAACAATATAGCGCTgacttagtttagtttatttattcactCACTCGGTGAACGCGGAAGCAAAGTAATACAACCACAGTGACAAAGTATGATGACAAAAATCACAGAAAGACGCAACGCAAAGTGATTtttgcaggtgagataaaagaAAGCCGAAGGTGCTTATacaaacatctcacctcaaaggAAACAATAGAGATAAATCAGTCAAActaagcaacaacaacaaaatcaaaatgacaaGCAAGGACACAACTGAACACCAGAATCtgaatgagaaaataaacaggATGGTGGAAAATGGTAGAACAACGAGATCCTAAAGAAACTACTTAGAAtttgttgttggtgtgtgtgtgtgtgtgtgtgtgtgtgtgtgtgtgtgcgtgtgtgtgtgttccacccGAGCCACTGTCAAATCAAATTTCAAGGTGTTTAATGGCTGAGTGGGCATGAATTGAGAGGTCAGGACTGAATCTATAGGCAGATCAGAAAATTATAATGTTCAGTGGAATTTCGATCTGCGGTGTATTATCATGCTGCAGAACTGTGCAATGCAGCCAGTAGAAAAGAAATGTTCCTTAATGAATATGTCACTAATCTGGTCATAACCTGTTatgaatgtgcaaaataaacaaaataaaagatgtATTGGCAATAATTTAACCAGGATGCAGCATAATAATGCATCCTCCCACTGTACACTTTATACAAAAGCATCATCCCAATATCGCCTTTATTTTGAATTGTTGCTGTATTTTGGACCGATGGGTTGTATTTTGTGAGATGGATTCTTTTTATATGATTACCTCAATGCCGGGATCTCACAGTCTCTTTTGACACAATGCTCTTATTATCTTACCGCTATCTCCAGGTGTATGTCATATTTAAAGCCACAATTGAGAGTGTTTACACATCAGATGGTTTTCTGGGAtattacaacaaaataaaagtctgaaTTGACTGTGGCAAATCTGTTTTATATCACTCTACTGGCACCCTGCAGTACATCTTATTGCAGAGCGCAGCTCACTGAAACTCAGTCCTTTCTAATTTAACAAGCTTTTGGAGAATAGATTATATCTATCTGCACCTCGACATCATTTTGGTTTCaattaaaaagaaatcaaatgTTGTAAACAGCCGCATTGCTGGAGCAGCACTTTACAGTAAATGAGTCTGCATGAGCTGGTGCAATAGTGAGTGTAAAACAAGATTACAGGAAATATAATGAAATGGGTGTCAGTAAGTCGCTTTTTATCTACATGCCATCACTGATATATTTCGTGATGCATCAGCTCAGGTCACTTGACCCCGACTTCCTCAAGTTTGGTTATGATCAATTTTCCCTAGAACACTTTGTGTTCATGTTCAGTGTTTGACATCTGCAAAGTTATGCAATACGTATGAAACATTTCGTTGAAGTTTTAAACATCTAACATCAGGTTTGTTTATTCTGTGGAAACGTCTCAAGAGGCCGCtgtcatccctctccctctcaccacaTGTCTGGATAGTGTAATGGGCTGGATGGGGCCCAGTAAGACTAATCCAGCCAAGGCCCAGCTGGAGACACTTTCCACATGGTCACACGATTTAGGGGAAAAGGAAACTAAAACTATCTAGTAGAACATGAAGCATAGCCTACAATAGAAAAGAAGGACAGcactgtttctgcactgcatcttaagaaacagagaaaagtaatTGCTGAAGCTAGTTGATTCATTTCATCTTTATTCACCgaaatgttttattcaaaaTTGCACAAAAGGTCTTTAAAGATATATATCTGGGAAATATTTACCGTAAAAGCAATCTTTATGAAAGATGTCCTAGAAAAGCACTCTTATTGAGTGAGGCTGAATACAGTACAGGTATAAATGAAGGTGCTATTCAACTGAGGTTGATTCATCCTGCCTCATCTTCCTTCATTTGTTTCTGCTGCCCTTATTATTTTGTCCTCATTCACTTTTTATTCAAATGTTCCACTCATTTCAAGGCCTCAAACTCCAAGGAAAGCATGCCACTTTCTTAAAGTAGCTCTGCTGAACTGACTCTTGCACATACTGCAAGTAAATCATGCAGCATGGAGCCAATGTCAAACCACCATGCTGGGATAATTGAGTAATCCAGGCTTGTTTCCTCATGAAGGTAATCTGTTCGCTTGCTAAACTGAGCCTCTTGGCTCAAACCAGACCTGCGAACAGGGACTGAGCAACCAACCGGTCCAACAGGTTGTGGTTAAAATGCTGTGATGTCTCGCAATCTGACTGGTGGATGACTGTGAGCGACACATCCGATAGGCCGATGGGAGTCCAGGGTGCATAGGTGCTAGAGGAATGAATGTACGATGACGGAGCCACGGGTGTAACTATGGAGCATCCTCCATTGGCACGGGGCGATGGGCGTGTCATCCACCGCCGGTGGCCTCTGAGCGGGCCGTGGCGCGGGTAGGGAGCGGGCTGGGACAGCTCCCTAATGGAGTCCAAATATTCCTGCATGCTGTGGGTGGGGCACTCTGGGTCTCCATCTTCTAGGTCGCTCTCCTGCATCTCACTGATGGTAGGCAGGATGTCCACTGTGGAGAGAAGACATCTGGGCTTCATCCTGCAGAGGGAGGACACTGTCCTTTAATGTTGCTGTGGTATACTGAACATTAAACCACATGGGTATCCACTCCTTTGAGACATTTCTTCATTGAAAACAAGATCAATGAGTTTTCATCTATAGTTGAGACTAACTAATGAGTTGAACTAATTTAAGACATAGCTAAGACAGTCTGTGTCAAGTCAATGTGAAGTTCTTTCCAACCACTGGCATGTACTTTCAAtatttaattgctttttgttCTAATAATAGAAACACTCTTTAAGCATAGCCAGAGCATCCTCAGGTCAAACATAACATATGGGCACTATATAGGGGACGATAATAGCCACCAGAACACTTTCCAGTACCACAAGAGCatacttttccttttccttatAAATAGAGCTCCTGACCCTGGTAGCACCATCTTCTATGCGCTATACAGGAATATTTAAAATGATGACCCTTTTTAGGTAAATTTCCACTCCTGTTAATCAAACAACTCACCTGTAACGGCCTCCCTGTGGTTTTTCCTGACGATACTTTGTCGTATTTCTGCAATTCCCGCTCAGTCTCTTTCTGCTTGATGCCACTCCCTTTTTCTCCTCAGCCACTCTGTACTTGTACCCAAATTCCAATAGTTTGTGGGTGCCAACTGTGCTATCGCTAAGGCTCTCAGCGTGTACAGAACATGTTGTGGCGAGATGAAGGTGTGAATCTGTAGCGCTGTCTATGGATTAGCCAGGCCAGCGAGGCTTTTATAGTGCATTAGCACAGACTAGGCTACAGGAGCTAATTATAGCACAGGGAGAAACGTTCTGTTTTGTAAGGCAAGTGAGAGAACATGTGGGTGGGGATGTACTGTACAATAAGTGGGAAACAGGGCGGTTTGGGGGTGAGGAGGCGATCAGTGAGTGGGATATTGATACAAGGGGATGACCACCCCAAGGGGAAATGTCATTATCTCCCGTCCTGACAGCTCCTGGCAGCCTAATTTAGCGCTGGAACTCGGCTTTTATTGATTGGTTGAGGTTGCGGTTAAATACATCAGTCTATGAGTTTTCTCTGTTTagaagaaatatatataaactatTCTGGCCTTCATAGGTAAACAGCAGTAActgctttttgtgtgttttaaaggtcaaaggtcatgatcAGTGTCTAGAttcaatatcaacaaaaattatACCCATAAATGTTATCAAATGATATATAATCCAACAATACTTTTGTCCAAACAGGAGACAAAcatggaagtgatttttcattttacattgttgtttggCTTTTTGTTGTTGCCTTATATACACTGGGACTAAATTCCAGTCACAACCTGTAACATCATTATAGTTTGTGTCAGTTAATACAGTTGAATTAAGTATTTATGCCCTATTGAGTTTAACAGGCGATAAAATGATGAGGCTTGATTGATTAAGTTGCTGGATTAAactatttctgtttgttttgctgtagtTTCACTCAAACTAAGCACTTAGCCTGAGCAAATAGGTAGCGGAAGCTTATAGCTCCTGATCAGCTTAGAAGAGTTTAAGTGTGTGCAGCGTGTGACTAATGTGTGACTCCTCATTTCAGTCTTCATTGGCCTGGCTTTATTGACAGTCTGGATGTgaggagttcatttccaaactgCAGTGTATCTAATGTATTTCATTTGGCAAGAAATATGTTTCTGAATTTATGCTACGGTATATATTTCCTTTGGAAAATAAATCCaaacctgaagttcatcattccaAATCTCTAAAACCCGAGTCTATTGTTATTAGTATACTTTTATAATATCCTATTTCCTTGATAAAAGTcttgtttattcaaaaataATATTCTTTATTTCAACTACCTGTTGCCTGTGAAAGTACTTTCACATCACTAAATGTTTTCCACAGAAAAGACAACAACACTAGCTGATCGGTTCAGAGAAATGATCTTTgactcatgaacacacactggtCTACCACCACTTTTTTGGTTGTTACGGTAAATAGATAGAAATCAAACATTTCTAGGAAGCCGGTAATCATGAGTCATTTTTCTGAGACATAACACAATCTAGGAACTAaatcttattctgctgttgcgcTCAGGGAAAGTCAACTACTAACACACTGCGCAACTTGTCGCTAGTATCACAGTTTCATCCTATCTCACTTTAGTGTTGCTCTTTCAGGAAAAAGTGTAAGGTAAGATTGCTCTTCACCAAAGCATTTTGGCTTCGGTATAAAAAACATTAAGGAAATCAGATTCCAGGCATCAGAAAAAAAAGCCTTTGCATTACCTGCACATGGTAAGTGGAAGGAACAACTATTGCTCTCTCTGTGGCTTATATTTTACAGTTTGAGCACACCGGTAAGTTCttgacattattacattattccaGTTCAGCTCTTTCATAATTCTCAGTTTAGGCTACCATTAATATGTTACATGTACTGCACTCATTAGTCCATTAATGGTAATATGTTAGATATAGCAATTCATCCTCATTAACGTGTGACATAATCTGGATACATCTAGACAAAGCCAcgttttaatgaaaataaatagcTAAAATTTGCATTAACGATGGCCTTGCTGTCTGGAAGAACGCAACTGCTGCTCGTTCAcactctctgtcttcctctcttgtctAACAGTGTTTCCTCAGGTTCATCTCCACTGAGATCTGACCTCAGGGACGCCGTGTGATCCTGACTGTAAAACGGTGTACACTAAGCACATATGCAAGTGTGCTATTTGAGGCACATTTCCTTGTCAACACAGCCCCAGATAGGCCCAGAGATTAAGGCCAGAGCCGGAAATAGATGAACCTGTGATTAAGAATAGCTGGCGAGGCTCAGGTGCTAGACACACGGATATtaaggaggactgagaggagcTAATTGTACCTTGCCACCTGATCTTTTCTTAGTTCACCTTAAGACCTGGTCAGTCTGTTTAACTTTTTGCCACTGTTcagcagatggatggatggatagatagatagatagatagatagatagatagatagatagatagatagatagatagaccaAAGTCCtattgtgaatttttttttttcttctcattctAGAATATAGATGTGATAAATTCATCAAAAAATATTGTTAATATTATATGTTCCTTTGAAAAGCAAGATAACGTCTCTTGAATATGTTCTAaatttatttgttgtgttgGGAAAATTCTATTCATCTCCAGTTATTTTTACTAGAAATAGGATATGTCATTGTTTCGCTAAAGGTTattgaaaaataagaaaaatgttatGATCTTAAAACATTGTgataatgtttttattgcaaGACCCTGATCACCAATCCAATGAGCaatattcttttctttcttttgtcttatttagttatttatttagttagtcagttaaatACTTTACTATATAGACTTATTTTCTATGTTCTTCTCTaatttttctgtaatttttgTAATCTTAATTTACGCTTGATATGTTCGTTATTGTTATACTGACGACCTGTGATTTGCACATTGGCACTGTTCAGTGAAACAAGCTCTCTTCTGTATGTCAGGCCGCTCTCTGATCCAGTGCTGCCATCTGTTGGTGCTAAACAGtaactgactgcctgactcATGCTGTGGCCTTGTTCCAAGCAAGTGAGGGGTCAGATCTGCTGCAGTTCAGCCATCTGAAATTCCTCAGCGCTCAACAGCCTTATATAGTCAGTTCCTGGCAACCAGGCTGAAGGAACAGAGAGGAAATGTCTCTGTTTGTCCTTAAACTTTGCTTGTGCTATCACTGGTGTGATTGTGTGGTGAATCGGACACTAGATGGCCCTGTTGTTAAAGCTTAGAGCCGACACTGATCTAAAAGCTTTTACTTGATAACTCGCTGCACTTACCTCCTCTTCACCTACGAACCTTCTGCTTAAAGAGACACCCAGTGGAAAAAAGGACATGAACTGCAGCGTCCCTGGAAATATCATTCTGCTGGATGGACACATTATGTGAAGTGGTTTTCTCTGTGGTCATCTCATACTATCACCCATTTAATGAACAGTCACTTGCAGAGCTGACCAGCTTACAGCAAACCAGCTCACTTCTCAAGTAGGCTCACTCAAAATCTCAAGTAGGCTAATAAAGACAGTCATTGATGGCCCAGTGGGTTCTTGTTTGACATGTCTTGTGTGTTGGATACTTGATataatctgttgtttttgtaatCTAACTTTCCCTCCTCATGTTCCATTTCTATGTTGCCAGGAGTACTGAGTGTCATCCTGGTTACACAAATAAAGTGCAGTGAGTAATTTCTGCTTGCAAAACAGGGAGAATTACAACTTTTATAGCAGGGATGTAATGGAAAGTAAATCTACCCAAACTTCAGTTTCCCAGCTTTTTAACCTGAAATGTGGATACATATTTTATTATACACTGaaattgtttttctgttgttgttgttgttgtttttcaagaAATACTGAATGCAAAAAATATGACACTCTGATGAACATAATTAttctgggtttgtttgtttgtattacaaaaaagtgttttatatCGTTATTGAAATGAGGAATAGGAAACTTTGAGCCCGTGATAATTTCCCACACTGCCCaactcacatttcacattttatagGACACAATGCTCGACTCAGCTTAATGATTTAGGTTGAGTGCTGAATCCTCAAAAAACTAATGATAAAGAAAGATCTGGGACAGCAGCcccattatttcttttttccttttcattgccgcacatttcacattttgaggcatttagctgacgctctcatGCAGAATTAATGAGCGCAACAGAATAGGCTTCAATTCCTttaccaccaaaaaaaaaaaatgacaagcaaccAAAATTAAGGAAGTGCAAATGTCAGGGCCTTTAGTGCCTTTATAATATTGACCATGGAGTGATCATGTAACAGTGAGCGCTGGGGAAAGAAACAGAGTAAGAGCcaaggaggagagacagacgggatATTTTTAGAAAGCAAGAGGGGGAAATAATTCAGTGGGAAGAGGGCGACGTTCTGGAAGAGTTGTCAGTCTGTGAGGGAAGACGGGGagtgactctgactctgactgtTCTGACTGGACTGGGAAGACTGCTGTGTTAGAGAGttaggagggagaagaagagtggAGACCAGTTGGAGTGATGCAGGGCCGGACCACAGTCTGGATGTATACTGGTCCATAGTAAATactgtagaggtgtgtgtgtgtggccttctGAAGTGGCAGGAGGTGAAACTAGGCGACACACGGAGGCAGTGTGTCTTGTTTATGGTGAACACCAACTGGAGTTCCTGGTTTaaacacttttctttttttatttaccactacatcacggCTCCGCATCAAATAAAACCACACCGGCGCTATCGCAAGCTTTAATCCACAGTCAGGTGAACTATTACTGCTCGCTCGATGGGAAACGCAGTGAGGCTATGATTATTTATTCTCCATCATGTTGATAAGTGTGGCAGCGAGGCTTCAAATTCAACTGCAAGTGACCCCAAGTACAGCAGCCAGAATCATTCTTAGATGTGAGATGAAATGACAGCCtgcatttttttcatatttttttttttcataaacttTCAGAAAGAGCGATCTGTCTTTTCATAAGAAACTCCACTTAAAAGGGAGTGCACATTTTGTATAAAATTTTAATATTATAAAATGTTGATCTTGTGTGCAAAATAACTCATTATTCATCAGTCAATTAAAATAATTGGCTGAAGAAGTTTTTCATCCAGTCTATCTTTGTCTTTATGGGGCATAACTGTCAAATTATATGATATTTTTGGTCTCTTCCAAGACTTTCAGAATTCACTGTGCCCCATTGGAACcaatttactgtaaaatatctTTTTGGGAACTGTAGGTGGGACCGAATGTGCAGAGACTTTGCTCGTTCAGTGCTTCATAGGAAAACTTTTTGGACTTCTAAAACTCTGAGGAAGCCGCTAAAATGTGCTTTTATTCACTTTATTGATATTTTCAGACTCAataacaatgaatgaatgggtCTTGAATGGATTGTAGGTTGATTTGTCCCTTATCACTTGGAATGGAACAAATTGATTGTGAGAGTTACAGTTTAGTAGgtttttcaattttaaaattgGATGAAAACATAAATAGATTATTCAAGAAGTTTCAAAAGACACAAGGAAACATACTGTGCCTTAAATATATAACtgttgagacagagagatgattaTTATCcaataataatcaaataatcagTATTTTCTGAAATATTTATTAATGAATGAAAGTAAAGTATTcagatcagaaaaaaaaaaactacaatagAAACTCAGAAAGATTTATAAGCACAtacatagatgcacacacactcacacacagacacacatgcccacacacattaacacacccACCCTCACCCACTTTTTCTTCCATAGACCACGGCCTAATTGATTCTCATTTTAATTATGTCTACCCAGGCTCCGTCTCTCTTCCTCGCTGACAACAAAACCAGCGCAGGCCTGCAGTCTGCCTCTCACACTGTGAGGATGACACCTCCGTCTCCTTAAAGAGCAAGAAATAGAGGATCTACTTTGATGTCACTCCCCCGCAAAGTAAAGgtcaaaataataaatgtaggCCCAATTGATGGGTTGGCAGGGGGGCGCGGGGGGCCCGGGGCCGATTTTTGGACGAGTGCTCCCCTAAAGGCATAATGAATTCATACAGTCAGGCATATCCAAAGACGGAAGCAGCATGGGTCCTCTTGCCATGAAAAGGTTGATCTAACTCTGCAGACGAGCCTGGCTCCTGCTTCCCACTCATTTTCTACACCATCAGTCTCtttttgcttctctctttctctcactgttttcctccccctctctctctctctctctctctctctctctcgctctctcacacacacacactctctcacacacacacacacacacacacaaaagcacatgccacacaccacacagtataaacatacatacatacattacatacatgctttctctttctctctctctctctctctgtctctctctttctctgtgtatctgtctctctctatctgtctctctcccacacacacacacacacacacacacacacacacactcacaaaaacacaggcCACACACCACGcaccacacatactgtacaaattctctctctctctctctctctctcttgctcacacacacac from the Centroberyx gerrardi isolate f3 chromosome 3, fCenGer3.hap1.cur.20231027, whole genome shotgun sequence genome contains:
- the LOC144538522 gene encoding uncharacterized protein LOC144538522 codes for the protein MKPRCLLSTVDILPTISEMQESDLEDGDPECPTHSMQEYLDSIRELSQPAPYPRHGPLRGHRRWMTRPSPRANGGCSIVTPVAPSSYIHSSSTYAPWTPIGLSDVSLTVIHQSDCETSQHFNHNLLDRLVAQSLFAGLV